One genomic window of Canis lupus baileyi chromosome 24, mCanLup2.hap1, whole genome shotgun sequence includes the following:
- the MLPH gene encoding melanophilin isoform X2 has protein sequence MGKKLDLSKLTDEEAKHVWEVVQRDFDLRRKEEERLEGLKGKIKKESSQRELLADSAHLNETHCARCLQPYRLLVTPKRQCLDCHLFTCQDCSHAHPEEQGWLCNPCHLARVVKIGSVEWYHKHLRARFKRFGSAKVIRSLCGRLQGAGSPDSTRSSPDNHSGPEPSPGEGSGDSEQTDEDGELGTVAQAQPLGSTKKRLSFHDLDFEADSDDSTWSGSHPPHSSPVSVATDSLQVPCAQALTHGPRAEDASQEAAVLEEADVDAAGCRAHPEEQMDSLSPAGRDTLAEPCLPAGSCSTAAAGTHAIGREPLRSQHLADADISVSEDEGTGAPGTTSQHPRRGGHTPAESQCLAGREPTDADREEETLRRKLEELTCRVSDQDASSEEAGSEEEGSDLARSPSSQDLPGAAPEVCAAAGQTHGRDTTPWGPQDLVQPGRTTDEELLQLEDRVALTACEVQQVESEVSNIKSKIAALQAAGLTVKPSGKPRRKSNLPIFLPRLAGSYDQRPKDPNAEPSDEVTAPYLLRRKFSNSPKSQGRAADSARPSASAYRGSLTQRNPNSRKGVAAHSFAKPVMTQQP, from the exons GGGGTTGAAGGGCAAGATTAAGAAGGAAAGCTCCCAGCGGGAGCTGCTTGCGGACTCCGCGCACCTGAATGAGACCCACTGTGCCCGCTGCCTGCAGCCCTACCGGCTTCTCGTGACCCCCAAAAGGCAATGCCTGGACTGTCACCTCTTCACCTGCCAAGACTGCAGCCACGCCCACCCGGAGGAGCAGGGCTGGCTCTGCAACCCCTGCCACCTGGCCAG AGTTGTGAAGATCGGCTCGGTAGAGTGGTACCACAAGCACCTGAGGGCCCGCTTCAAGCGGTTCGGGAGTGCCAAGGTGATCCGGTCCCTGTGCGGACGGCTGCAGGGTGCAG GTTCGCCTGACAGCACGCGCAGCTCGCCTGACAACCACA GTGGGCCGGAGCCAAGTCCTGGCGAGGGAAGTGGAGACAGTGAACAGACAGATGAGGATGGAGAACTGGGCACAgtggcccaggcccagcccctcGGCAGCACA AAAAAGCGCCTCTCCTTCCACGACTTGGACTTTGAGGCAGACTCTGACGACTCCACTTGGTCTGGAAGTCACCCCCCCCATTCGTCCCCAGTCTCAGTGGCCACAGACAGCCTGCAG GTCCCGTGTGCCCAGGCCCTCACGCATGGTCCTCGTGCAGAGGACGCCTCCCAGGAGGCCGCCGTCCTGGAGGAGGCGGATGTTGATGCCGCTGGGTGCCGTGCGCATCCAGAAGAGCAGATGGACAGCCTCTCACCTGCCGGACGGGACACCCTCGCCGAGCCCTGCCTCCCTGCGGGGTCCTGCAGCACAGCCGCAGCTG GGACGCACGCCATCGGGAGGGAGCCCCTCCGCTCCCAGCATCTGGCCGACGCGGACATCTCCGTCTCCGAAGACGAGGGCACCGGGGCTCCGGGCACCACCTCTCAGCATCCCCGACGGGGAGGCCACACTCCGGCTGAGAGCCAG TGTCTCGCCGGCCGCGAGCCCACCGACGCCGACAGAGAAGAGGAGACCCTCAGGAGGAAGCTGGAGGAGCTGACCTGCCGCGTCAGTGACCAGGACGCCTCGTCCGAGGAGGCGGGGAGCGAGGAGGAAGGGTCAGACCTGGCCAGGAGCCCCTCCTCGCAGGACCTCCCCGGGGCAGCCCCGGAG GTGTGCGCGGCTGCGGGCCAAACGCACGGACGGGACACGACCCCCTGGGGCCCTCAGGACCTCGTGCAGCCCGGCAGGACCACAGACGAGGAGCTGCTGCAGCTGGAGGACAGAGTGGCCCTGACGGCCTGTGAGGTCCAGCAGGTGGAGAGCGAG GTGTCCAACATCAAGTCCAAGATTGCGGCCTTGCAGGCTGCGGGGCTCACGGTGAAGCCCTCGGGGAAGCCCCGGAGGAAGTCCAACCTCCCG ATATTTCTTCCCCGACTTGCTGGGAGTTACGACCAGAGGCCTAAGGATCCGAATGCAGAGCCTTCGGACGAG GTGACTGCGCCCTATCTCCTCAGAAGGAAGTTCAGTAATTCTCCGAAAAGCCAAG GTAGAGCCGCCGACTCTGCTCGGCCGTCGGCGTCAGCGTACCGCGGATCCCTGACGCAGAGGAACCCCAACAGCAGGAAGGGGGTGGCCGCCCACAGCTTCGCA AAGCCTGTGATGACCCAGCAGCCCTGA
- the MLPH gene encoding melanophilin isoform X1, producing the protein MGKKLDLSKLTDEEAKHVWEVVQRDFDLRRKEEERLEGLKGKIKKESSQRELLADSAHLNETHCARCLQPYRLLVTPKRQCLDCHLFTCQDCSHAHPEEQGWLCNPCHLARVVKIGSVEWYHKHLRARFKRFGSAKVIRSLCGRLQGAGSPDSTRSSPDNHSGPEPSPGEGSGDSEQTDEDGELGTVAQAQPLGSTKKRLSFHDLDFEADSDDSTWSGSHPPHSSPVSVATDSLQVPCAQALTHGPRAEDASQEAAVLEEADVDAAGCRAHPEEQMDSLSPAGRDTLAEPCLPAGSCSTAAAGTHAIGREPLRSQHLADADISVSEDEGTGAPGTTSQHPRRGGHTPAESQCLAGREPTDADREEETLRRKLEELTCRVSDQDASSEEAGSEEEGSDLARSPSSQDLPGAAPEVVTFHASLSQVCAAAGQTHGRDTTPWGPQDLVQPGRTTDEELLQLEDRVALTACEVQQVESEVSNIKSKIAALQAAGLTVKPSGKPRRKSNLPIFLPRLAGSYDQRPKDPNAEPSDEVTAPYLLRRKFSNSPKSQGRAADSARPSASAYRGSLTQRNPNSRKGVAAHSFAKPVMTQQP; encoded by the exons GGGGTTGAAGGGCAAGATTAAGAAGGAAAGCTCCCAGCGGGAGCTGCTTGCGGACTCCGCGCACCTGAATGAGACCCACTGTGCCCGCTGCCTGCAGCCCTACCGGCTTCTCGTGACCCCCAAAAGGCAATGCCTGGACTGTCACCTCTTCACCTGCCAAGACTGCAGCCACGCCCACCCGGAGGAGCAGGGCTGGCTCTGCAACCCCTGCCACCTGGCCAG AGTTGTGAAGATCGGCTCGGTAGAGTGGTACCACAAGCACCTGAGGGCCCGCTTCAAGCGGTTCGGGAGTGCCAAGGTGATCCGGTCCCTGTGCGGACGGCTGCAGGGTGCAG GTTCGCCTGACAGCACGCGCAGCTCGCCTGACAACCACA GTGGGCCGGAGCCAAGTCCTGGCGAGGGAAGTGGAGACAGTGAACAGACAGATGAGGATGGAGAACTGGGCACAgtggcccaggcccagcccctcGGCAGCACA AAAAAGCGCCTCTCCTTCCACGACTTGGACTTTGAGGCAGACTCTGACGACTCCACTTGGTCTGGAAGTCACCCCCCCCATTCGTCCCCAGTCTCAGTGGCCACAGACAGCCTGCAG GTCCCGTGTGCCCAGGCCCTCACGCATGGTCCTCGTGCAGAGGACGCCTCCCAGGAGGCCGCCGTCCTGGAGGAGGCGGATGTTGATGCCGCTGGGTGCCGTGCGCATCCAGAAGAGCAGATGGACAGCCTCTCACCTGCCGGACGGGACACCCTCGCCGAGCCCTGCCTCCCTGCGGGGTCCTGCAGCACAGCCGCAGCTG GGACGCACGCCATCGGGAGGGAGCCCCTCCGCTCCCAGCATCTGGCCGACGCGGACATCTCCGTCTCCGAAGACGAGGGCACCGGGGCTCCGGGCACCACCTCTCAGCATCCCCGACGGGGAGGCCACACTCCGGCTGAGAGCCAG TGTCTCGCCGGCCGCGAGCCCACCGACGCCGACAGAGAAGAGGAGACCCTCAGGAGGAAGCTGGAGGAGCTGACCTGCCGCGTCAGTGACCAGGACGCCTCGTCCGAGGAGGCGGGGAGCGAGGAGGAAGGGTCAGACCTGGCCAGGAGCCCCTCCTCGCAGGACCTCCCCGGGGCAGCCCCGGAG GTGGTCACGTTCCATGCTTCCCTGTCCCAGGTGTGCGCGGCTGCGGGCCAAACGCACGGACGGGACACGACCCCCTGGGGCCCTCAGGACCTCGTGCAGCCCGGCAGGACCACAGACGAGGAGCTGCTGCAGCTGGAGGACAGAGTGGCCCTGACGGCCTGTGAGGTCCAGCAGGTGGAGAGCGAG GTGTCCAACATCAAGTCCAAGATTGCGGCCTTGCAGGCTGCGGGGCTCACGGTGAAGCCCTCGGGGAAGCCCCGGAGGAAGTCCAACCTCCCG ATATTTCTTCCCCGACTTGCTGGGAGTTACGACCAGAGGCCTAAGGATCCGAATGCAGAGCCTTCGGACGAG GTGACTGCGCCCTATCTCCTCAGAAGGAAGTTCAGTAATTCTCCGAAAAGCCAAG GTAGAGCCGCCGACTCTGCTCGGCCGTCGGCGTCAGCGTACCGCGGATCCCTGACGCAGAGGAACCCCAACAGCAGGAAGGGGGTGGCCGCCCACAGCTTCGCA AAGCCTGTGATGACCCAGCAGCCCTGA